A genomic stretch from Vicia villosa cultivar HV-30 ecotype Madison, WI unplaced genomic scaffold, Vvil1.0 ctg.001262F_1_1, whole genome shotgun sequence includes:
- the LOC131634222 gene encoding uncharacterized protein LOC131634222, which yields MILPTVNYAKIDILRKVFILLHKFWQQHQKPKLTAPFSTSTTHFHRLTTVNSSLPSPSGNPNPEKKKLGGNTVNHILTFRRTIDSHLPSNSVLLPLIALNPTMHSSPYVFAGIFEEMHSGNGSMAAQMKVFLAAEGVFFGFLTGYGSVAVQMKAFFDSTGILWQGQKLPRKPVGFFVSTGTQGSGQETTA from the exons ATGATTTTACCCACAGTTAACTACgccaaaattgatatttt GCGAAAAGTTTTCATTTTGCTGCACAAATTTTGGCaacaacaccaaaaaccaaaaCTCACCGCTCCCTTCTCCACTTCCACAACTCACTTCCACCGACTCACCACCGTCAACTCATCTTTACCGTCACCTTCCGGTAACCCTAATCCGGAAAAGAAGAAGCTCGGAGGAAACACCGTCAACCATATTCTCACCTTCCGTCGAACCATCGATTCCCACCTTCCGTCGAACTCAGTCCTTCTCCCACTCATAGCGTTGAACCCAACAATGCACTCTTCTCCATACGTCTTTGCCGGAATCTTTGAAG AAATGCATAGTGGTAATGGCTCTATGGCGGCGCAAATGAAGGTGTTTCTGGCTGCTGAAGGTGTTTTCTTTGGGTTTCTAACTGGGTATGGCTCTGTGGCGGTGCAAATGAAGGCTTTCTTTGATTCTACGGGGATTTTGTGGCAGGGGCAGAAGCTTCCAAGAAAACCGGTTGGGTTTTTTGTTAGTACTGGCACTCAAGGTAGCGGTCAAGAAACCACTGC ataa
- the LOC131634246 gene encoding non-seed lectin-like encodes MDFYLFSLVSVAFVLLATNINSVHALSFNFTELTPSNPDLMLQGDAHFIATSGFVALTNGSTDRATGRALYKTPVTLWNETTGQVTSFYTSFSFIAECPEGRTANDGLIFFIAPPNTEIPENSESQYLGVVDSKDATNQFVGLEFDLYSDTFDPKMKHIGIDVNSLISLRTEKWNWVNGSWTKVSIIYDSPSKTLSALVTYESGEYTSIAQAVDLKTVLPNIVSIGFSATTISAASHIIHSWSFRSNLETTTSNVSDI; translated from the coding sequence ATGGATTTTTATCTATTCTCCCTTGTTTCAGTGGCCTTCGTTTTGTTAGCTACAAATATAAACTCAGTTCATGCACTTTCCTTCAATTTCACCGAACTCACCCCTAGTAATCCTGATTTAATGCTTCAAGGGGATGCCCATTTTATAGCTACAAGTGGTTTTGTGGCTCTGACCAACGGTTCTACTGACCGTGCCACAGGACGTGCCTTATATAAAACACCTGTGACCCTTTGGAACGAAACTACTGGCCAAGTTACCAGCTTTTACACTTCCTTTTCGTTCATTGCAGAATGTCCGGAAGGACGAACTGCTAATGATGGATTGATCTTTTTCATTGCACCACCGAACACTGAGATTCCCGAAAACTCAGAGAGTCAATATCTAGGAGTAGTTGATAGTAAAGATGCAACAAATCAATTTGTTGGTTTAGAGTTTGACCTTTATTCCGATACTTTTGATCCCAAAATGAAACATATTGGAATCGATGTCAACTCTTTAATTTCCCTCAGAACCGAGAAATGGAACTGGGTGAATGGTTCATGGACAAAAGTAAGTATAATCTATGACTCTCCTTCTAAAACGTTGAGTGCTCTTGTCACTTATGAGAGTGGAGAATATACTAGCATTGCACAAGCGGTTGATTTGAAAACTGTGCTTCCCAACATTGTTAGTATTGGTTTTTCTGCTACTACAATATCTGCTGCATCACACATCATCCATTCATGGTCATTTAGATCAAACTTGGAAACAACTACAAGCAATGTCTCAGACATATGA